The Xanthomonas sp. CFBP 8443 genome has a window encoding:
- the arr gene encoding NAD(+)--rifampin ADP-ribosyltransferase, translated as MDTQTYYHGTKADLQPGDLIEPGYASNYGKRKPAAFVYLTATLDAAIWGAELAMGEGRGRIYLVEPTGPIEDDPNLTDKRFPGNPTKSYRCRQPLRVLGEVAEWEGHAPGRLKEMHDHLEQLKQQGIEAID; from the coding sequence ATGGACACGCAGACGTACTACCACGGCACCAAGGCCGACCTGCAGCCGGGCGATCTGATCGAGCCCGGTTACGCCTCCAACTACGGCAAACGGAAGCCGGCCGCTTTCGTCTACCTGACCGCCACGCTGGACGCGGCCATCTGGGGAGCCGAACTGGCCATGGGCGAAGGTCGCGGCAGGATCTACCTCGTGGAACCCACAGGACCGATAGAAGACGATCCGAACCTGACCGACAAGCGCTTCCCGGGCAACCCCACCAAGTCCTACCGCTGCCGGCAACCATTGCGCGTCCTGGGCGAGGTCGCGGAATGGGAGGGTCATGCCCCCGGCAGGCTCAAGGAGATGCACGATCACCTTGAGCAACTCAAGCAACAAGGGATCGAGGCGATCGACTAG
- a CDS encoding pirin family protein has product MLQIRPSDTRGRAEHGWLSSRHTFSFGHYHDPRHMGFGPLRVINEDRVQPGQGFGTHAHSNMEILSYVLDGALEHKDSMGNGSVLRYGDVQRMSAGSGVSHSEFNHSASEPVHFLQIWLMPERAGIEPGYEEKHFAPETKRGQLRLIAAPQGEDGAVRIHQDARIYAAILDGDERVDYPLADGRGAYVQVIRGALTVNGQALKAGDAAQAVDEAQLHFADAQDTEFLLFDLPR; this is encoded by the coding sequence ATGCTGCAGATCCGCCCCAGCGACACCCGCGGCCGCGCCGAGCACGGCTGGCTGTCCTCGCGCCACACCTTCTCCTTCGGCCACTACCACGACCCGCGCCACATGGGCTTCGGCCCGCTGCGGGTGATCAACGAAGACCGGGTGCAGCCGGGCCAGGGCTTCGGCACCCATGCGCACAGCAACATGGAGATCCTGTCCTACGTGCTCGACGGCGCGCTGGAACACAAGGACAGCATGGGCAACGGCTCGGTGCTGCGCTACGGCGACGTGCAGCGCATGAGCGCCGGCTCCGGGGTCAGCCACAGCGAGTTCAATCACTCGGCCAGCGAGCCGGTGCACTTCCTGCAGATCTGGCTGATGCCGGAACGCGCCGGGATCGAACCTGGCTACGAGGAAAAGCACTTCGCGCCGGAGACCAAGCGCGGCCAGCTGCGCCTGATCGCCGCGCCGCAGGGCGAGGACGGCGCCGTGCGGATCCACCAGGATGCGCGCATCTACGCGGCGATCCTGGACGGCGACGAGCGCGTCGACTACCCGCTGGCCGACGGACGCGGCGCCTACGTGCAGGTCATCCGCGGCGCGCTCACGGTCAATGGCCAGGCACTGAAAGCCGGCGACGCGGCGCAGGCCGTGGACGAGGCGCAGCTGCACTTCGCCGATGCGCAGGACACGGAATTCCTGCTGTTCGACCTGCCGCGCTGA
- a CDS encoding LysR substrate-binding domain-containing protein produces MLKISLDALQILDAIDRRGSFSAAGKALYKVPSTISYTVAKLEEDLGVQLFARLGPKVALTAAGAELLREGRHLLRAASDLELRVRRVASGWETEFALGLDSVFAPDCLAEDVAAFYAVADQTRLRIVQESLSGTWEALLDRRVDLLVGAAGEGPSGGGYVAEPFGTLPFVFVVAPAHPLAQAVEPLGRSQLAEHRAVAVADSARRLLPRTVGLLFGQDTLTVPDMPSKYRLQLAGLGFGFLPEPYARAALARGALVRKQVEEPKPDEVFQLAWRSGEEGAALAWWRARMRQPGVFEAWLARLQSRLE; encoded by the coding sequence ATGCTCAAGATCAGCCTCGACGCCTTGCAGATCCTCGACGCCATCGACCGCCGCGGCTCGTTCTCGGCGGCCGGCAAGGCGCTGTACAAGGTGCCATCGACCATTTCCTACACGGTGGCCAAGCTGGAGGAGGACCTGGGTGTGCAGCTGTTCGCGCGGCTGGGGCCGAAGGTGGCGCTCACCGCGGCCGGGGCCGAGCTGCTGCGCGAGGGCCGGCACCTGCTGCGCGCGGCCAGCGATCTGGAACTGCGTGTGCGCCGCGTCGCCTCCGGCTGGGAGACCGAGTTCGCGCTGGGCCTGGACTCGGTGTTCGCGCCGGACTGCCTGGCAGAGGACGTGGCCGCGTTCTACGCGGTCGCCGACCAGACCCGGCTGCGGATCGTGCAGGAATCGCTGTCCGGCACCTGGGAGGCGCTGCTGGACCGGCGCGTGGACCTGCTGGTCGGCGCGGCCGGGGAGGGGCCCAGCGGCGGCGGCTATGTCGCCGAGCCGTTCGGCACGTTGCCGTTCGTGTTCGTGGTCGCGCCCGCGCATCCGCTGGCGCAGGCGGTCGAGCCGCTCGGCCGCAGCCAGTTGGCCGAGCACCGTGCGGTCGCGGTCGCCGATTCGGCGCGGCGGCTGCTGCCGCGCACGGTCGGGCTGCTGTTCGGCCAGGACACGCTGACCGTGCCGGATATGCCCAGCAAGTACCGCCTGCAGCTGGCCGGGCTGGGGTTCGGATTCCTGCCCGAGCCCTACGCGCGGGCGGCGCTGGCGCGCGGCGCGCTGGTACGCAAGCAGGTCGAGGAGCCGAAGCCGGACGAGGTATTCCAGCTGGCGTGGCGCAGCGGCGAGGAGGGCGCGGCGCTGGCGTGGTGGCGCGCGCGCATGCGCCAGCCCGGGGTGTTCGAGGCGTGGCTGGCGCGGCTGCAGTCGCGGCTGGAGTGA
- a CDS encoding DedA family protein/thiosulfate sulfurtransferase GlpE, with product MQELIARYGLGLVFVNVLALSLGLPVPALPTLILVGATYALLDGSAVWSSLLAALSVSIAASLIGDLVWFGAGRRYGNRTLQSLCRLSLSRDTCMKRTERFYTRWGVRVLAVAKFVPGLSMVSVPMAGAMRARPGAFLRYDALGAALWAGCGLLLGLAFADQVEDVLDWLSLLGTRAVLLLAGLLVLYIGYRAWRRHTLLKSMETLRIDVDELYALMQGEATPMVLDIRAPGYRTLEPYAIPGAMEVDDRRIDAIVAALPRDRKIVIYCACPNEVSAAVLATRLRQHHYEDVVPLRGGLDAWRAAGYAVIELGGGTAAPAPGIGGKVAA from the coding sequence ATGCAGGAACTGATCGCGCGTTACGGCCTGGGTCTGGTCTTCGTCAACGTGCTGGCATTGTCGCTGGGCCTGCCGGTGCCGGCATTGCCGACCCTGATCCTGGTCGGTGCGACCTATGCGCTGCTCGACGGCAGCGCGGTCTGGAGCAGCCTGCTGGCCGCGCTGTCGGTGTCGATCGCGGCCAGCCTGATCGGTGATCTGGTCTGGTTCGGCGCCGGGCGCCGCTACGGCAACCGCACGCTGCAGTCGCTGTGCCGCCTGTCGCTGTCGCGCGATACCTGCATGAAGCGGACCGAGCGCTTCTACACCCGCTGGGGCGTGCGCGTGCTGGCGGTGGCCAAGTTCGTGCCCGGCCTGTCGATGGTGTCGGTGCCGATGGCCGGGGCGATGCGGGCGCGGCCGGGCGCGTTCCTGCGCTACGACGCGCTGGGCGCGGCGCTGTGGGCCGGCTGCGGTTTGCTGCTCGGCCTGGCGTTCGCCGACCAGGTGGAGGACGTGCTGGACTGGTTGAGCCTGCTCGGCACGCGCGCGGTGCTGCTGCTGGCGGGCTTGCTGGTGCTCTACATCGGTTATCGCGCGTGGCGCCGGCATACGCTGCTGAAGTCGATGGAGACGCTGCGCATCGACGTGGACGAGCTGTATGCGCTGATGCAGGGCGAGGCCACGCCGATGGTGCTGGACATCCGCGCACCGGGCTATCGCACGCTCGAGCCGTATGCGATTCCTGGCGCGATGGAAGTGGACGATCGCCGCATCGACGCCATCGTCGCGGCGCTGCCGCGCGATCGCAAGATCGTCATCTACTGCGCCTGCCCGAACGAAGTATCGGCGGCGGTGCTGGCCACGCGCCTGCGCCAGCATCACTACGAGGACGTGGTGCCGCTGCGCGGCGGCCTGGATGCATGGCGCGCGGCGGGTTACGCGGTGATCGAGCTGGGTGGCGGGACGGCAGCGCCGGCCCCGGGCATCGGCGGCAAGGTCGCTGCGTAA
- a CDS encoding alpha/beta fold hydrolase, with protein sequence MSVQAMTDQALPASAGDGHRWSVLTRIPAAPRQALLWLPALGVAARHYLPLAEALAARGVAVFLHEWRGNGSSTLRPSRACDWGYRQLLCEDLPASHAALAQHSALPLTVGGHSLGGQLACCYAALHPQAFAQLWLVASGTPYWRHFAAPRRYLLPLAYRLMAWLAQRQGVLHGRRLGFGGTEARGLIADWTRVGLSGRYAAVGMTADLEALLAQLTAPVRGVLLQDDWMGPETSLRAFMCKLAPRRLEVQSLDAAQLGTTADHFAWMRRPAAVAHALLGAAG encoded by the coding sequence ATGAGCGTGCAGGCGATGACGGACCAGGCGCTGCCGGCCAGCGCCGGCGACGGCCATCGCTGGAGCGTGCTGACGCGCATTCCCGCCGCGCCGCGCCAGGCGCTGCTGTGGCTGCCTGCGCTGGGCGTGGCCGCGCGCCACTACCTGCCGTTGGCCGAGGCGCTGGCCGCACGCGGCGTGGCCGTGTTCCTGCACGAATGGCGCGGCAACGGCAGCAGCACGCTGCGCCCGTCGCGCGCCTGCGACTGGGGCTACCGGCAACTGCTGTGCGAGGACCTGCCGGCCAGCCACGCGGCGCTGGCGCAGCACAGCGCGCTGCCGCTGACCGTCGGCGGCCACAGCCTCGGCGGGCAGCTCGCCTGCTGCTACGCCGCGCTGCATCCGCAGGCCTTCGCGCAGCTGTGGCTGGTCGCCAGCGGCACGCCGTACTGGCGCCATTTCGCCGCGCCGCGTCGCTATCTGCTGCCGTTGGCGTACCGCCTGATGGCATGGCTGGCGCAGCGCCAGGGCGTGCTGCACGGACGCCGACTCGGCTTCGGCGGCACTGAGGCGCGCGGCCTGATCGCGGACTGGACGCGCGTGGGCCTGAGCGGTCGCTATGCGGCCGTGGGCATGACCGCCGATCTGGAAGCGCTGCTGGCGCAACTCACCGCACCGGTGCGCGGCGTGCTGTTGCAGGACGACTGGATGGGACCGGAAACCTCGCTGCGCGCTTTTATGTGCAAGCTGGCGCCGCGCAGGCTCGAGGTGCAGTCGCTGGATGCGGCGCAACTGGGCACCACGGCCGACCATTTCGCCTGGATGCGGCGGCCGGCGGCGGTGGCGCACGCCCTGCTCGGCGCCGCAGGATGA
- the thiD gene encoding bifunctional hydroxymethylpyrimidine kinase/phosphomethylpyrimidine kinase, with product MSEPSVVSALSIAGTDSGGGAGIQADLKTFAAHRVHGVSAIAALTAQHTRGVSAVHVPPLAFLRAQIDACFADFDIAAVKLGMLANAAVIHLVADALEEYRPPFVVLDPVMVATSGAKLLEDEALDALRSRLLPLATLVTPNTPEAQLLLGRPIENADDAEHATAALLQAGAQAVLLKGGHLAEGHRVIDRYDDGVSRSEFSHARLALQAHGTGCTLASAIAAQLCQGLALPVACEAAIDYVARALQGGYRPGRGDVVVLDHFGAARGA from the coding sequence ATGAGCGAACCATCCGTCGTCTCCGCACTGAGCATCGCCGGCACCGACTCCGGCGGCGGCGCCGGCATCCAGGCCGACCTGAAGACCTTCGCCGCGCATCGCGTGCACGGCGTGTCAGCGATCGCCGCACTGACCGCGCAGCACACCCGCGGGGTCAGCGCCGTGCACGTGCCGCCGCTGGCGTTCCTGCGCGCGCAGATCGACGCCTGCTTCGCCGATTTCGACATCGCCGCGGTCAAGCTCGGCATGCTCGCCAATGCCGCGGTGATCCACTTGGTCGCCGACGCGCTGGAGGAATACCGCCCGCCGTTCGTGGTGCTGGACCCGGTGATGGTCGCCACCAGCGGCGCCAAGCTGCTCGAAGACGAGGCGCTGGATGCGCTGCGCAGCCGCCTGTTGCCGCTGGCGACGCTGGTCACCCCGAACACGCCGGAAGCGCAGCTGCTGCTGGGCCGTCCGATCGAGAACGCCGACGATGCCGAGCACGCCACCGCCGCGCTGCTGCAGGCCGGCGCGCAGGCGGTGCTGCTCAAGGGCGGCCACCTGGCCGAAGGCCACCGGGTGATCGATCGCTACGACGACGGCGTCAGCCGCAGCGAATTCAGCCATGCGCGGCTGGCGCTGCAGGCGCACGGCACCGGCTGCACCCTCGCCTCGGCGATCGCCGCGCAGCTGTGCCAGGGCCTGGCGTTGCCGGTGGCCTGCGAAGCGGCGATCGACTACGTCGCCCGCGCGCTGCAGGGCGGCTACCGCCCCGGCCGCGGCGATGTGGTGGTGCTGGACCACTTCGGCGCAGCGCGCGGCGCATGA
- a CDS encoding YoaK family protein yields MNFELPRWAWAFAGALACVAGMVNVVGYLGFEHQAVTHLTGTTTLLGAALADGDMRVIGNLLGVVLAFLGGAVLSGIVVQDSRLRLGRRYGVALALEALLLLAAMQAFKQQQLVGALLAAAACGLQNAMTTTYSGAVVRTTHLTGMFTDLGIGLGQALRGLPLPRRRIRLSLLIIGGFLLGGVLGAWAYRRVGFDALLAPALLTGLVGTTYALQAHYRRQQR; encoded by the coding sequence ATGAACTTCGAGCTGCCGCGCTGGGCCTGGGCGTTCGCCGGCGCGCTGGCCTGCGTGGCCGGCATGGTCAACGTGGTCGGCTATCTGGGCTTCGAACACCAGGCGGTGACCCACCTGACCGGCACCACCACCCTGCTCGGCGCGGCGCTGGCCGACGGCGACATGCGGGTGATCGGCAACCTGCTCGGCGTGGTGCTGGCCTTCCTCGGCGGCGCGGTGCTCAGCGGCATCGTGGTGCAGGACAGCCGACTGCGGCTGGGCCGCCGCTACGGCGTGGCGCTGGCGCTGGAAGCGCTGCTGCTGTTGGCGGCGATGCAGGCGTTCAAGCAACAACAACTGGTCGGCGCGCTGCTCGCCGCCGCGGCCTGCGGCCTGCAGAACGCGATGACCACCACCTACAGCGGCGCGGTGGTGCGCACCACCCACCTGACCGGCATGTTCACCGACCTGGGCATCGGCCTGGGCCAGGCGCTGCGCGGCCTGCCGCTGCCGCGCCGGCGCATCCGCCTGAGCCTGCTGATCATCGGCGGCTTCCTGCTCGGCGGCGTGCTCGGCGCCTGGGCCTATCGCCGCGTCGGCTTCGATGCGCTGCTGGCGCCGGCGCTGCTGACCGGGCTGGTCGGCACCACCTATGCGCTGCAGGCCCATTACCGGCGCCAGCAGCGCTGA
- a CDS encoding PhoH family protein translates to MTRGKRIYVLDTNVLMHDPTALFKFEEHDVFLPMQVIEELDNAKKGMSEVSRNARQVSRFLNELIEGAGAEQIESGIPLSHPQGIQLKSSGSIGRLYFQTRPVEPGRSFGTVAPDNKILAAVLALREDGPETPVILVSKDINLRIKAAISGLIAEDYENDRALDDFSLLYTGAIELPEDFWQKHNQDLRSWSDKGRTCYEIALADDEDWYPNQYLYLPGDDEVELRVVKVSGERKATLALVDDFRSGQHAVWGIAARNREQNFALNALMDPEIDFVTLLGTAGTGKTLLALAAGLAQTMDQQRYREIIMTRATVSVGEDIGFLPGTEEEKMTPWMGALTDNLEVLTHNQEGGAWGRAATNDLLASRIKIRSMNFMRGRTFLSRYLILDEAQNLTPKQMKTLITRAGPGTKIVCLGNVEQIDTPYLTETTSGLTYAVDRFKAWPHSAHVTLRRGERSRLADYASEVL, encoded by the coding sequence ATGACCCGAGGCAAGCGCATCTACGTGCTGGATACCAACGTGCTGATGCACGATCCGACCGCGCTGTTCAAGTTCGAGGAACACGACGTGTTCCTGCCGATGCAGGTGATCGAGGAGCTGGACAACGCCAAGAAGGGCATGTCCGAGGTCAGCCGCAACGCGCGCCAGGTCAGCCGTTTCCTCAACGAGCTGATCGAAGGCGCCGGCGCCGAGCAGATCGAGTCGGGCATCCCGCTCAGCCATCCGCAGGGCATCCAGCTCAAGAGCAGCGGCAGCATCGGCCGGCTGTACTTCCAGACCCGCCCGGTCGAGCCCGGGCGCAGCTTCGGCACCGTGGCGCCGGACAACAAAATCCTGGCCGCGGTGCTGGCGCTGCGCGAGGACGGCCCGGAAACGCCGGTGATCCTGGTGTCCAAGGACATCAACCTGCGGATCAAGGCGGCGATCAGCGGCCTGATCGCCGAGGACTACGAGAACGACCGCGCGCTGGACGATTTCAGCCTGCTGTACACCGGCGCGATCGAACTGCCGGAGGACTTCTGGCAGAAGCACAACCAGGACCTGCGCAGCTGGAGCGACAAGGGCCGCACCTGCTACGAGATCGCGCTGGCCGACGACGAGGACTGGTATCCGAACCAGTACCTGTACCTGCCCGGCGACGACGAGGTCGAGCTGCGCGTGGTCAAGGTCAGCGGCGAGCGCAAGGCGACGCTGGCGCTGGTCGACGATTTCCGCAGCGGCCAGCACGCGGTGTGGGGCATCGCCGCGCGCAACCGCGAACAGAACTTCGCGCTCAACGCGCTGATGGACCCGGAGATCGACTTCGTCACCCTGCTCGGCACCGCCGGCACCGGCAAGACCCTGCTGGCGCTGGCCGCCGGCCTGGCGCAGACCATGGACCAGCAGCGCTACCGCGAGATCATCATGACCCGCGCCACGGTCAGCGTCGGCGAGGACATCGGCTTCCTGCCCGGCACCGAGGAAGAGAAGATGACGCCGTGGATGGGCGCGCTGACCGACAACCTGGAAGTGCTGACCCACAACCAGGAAGGCGGCGCCTGGGGCCGCGCGGCGACCAACGACCTGCTCGCCAGCCGGATCAAGATCCGCTCGATGAACTTCATGCGCGGGCGCACCTTCCTGTCGCGCTACCTGATCCTGGACGAAGCGCAGAACCTGACCCCGAAGCAGATGAAGACGCTGATCACCCGTGCCGGCCCCGGCACCAAGATCGTGTGCCTGGGCAACGTCGAGCAGATCGACACCCCGTACCTGACCGAGACCACCTCGGGCCTGACCTACGCGGTGGACCGCTTCAAGGCCTGGCCGCACAGCGCGCACGTGACCCTGCGCCGCGGCGAGCGCTCGCGCCTGGCCGACTACGCCTCGGAGGTGCTGTGA
- a CDS encoding peroxiredoxin: MKDGDTLDRTTLALPLALSGGASATLGDYAGRWLVLYFYPKDSTPGCTTEGIDFNALLPQFEQANAAVLGVSRDSLKSHDNFCAKQGFRFPLVSDADEALCRAFDVIKQKNMYGRQVLGIERSTFLISPSGRLLRSWRKVKVPGHAQAVYDALQAAAQQ, translated from the coding sequence TGGCGTTGTCCGGCGGCGCCAGCGCCACGCTCGGCGACTACGCCGGCCGCTGGCTGGTGCTGTATTTCTATCCGAAGGACAGCACCCCCGGCTGCACCACCGAGGGCATCGACTTCAACGCGCTGCTGCCGCAGTTCGAGCAGGCCAACGCCGCCGTGCTCGGCGTCTCGCGCGATTCGCTCAAGTCGCACGACAACTTCTGCGCCAAACAGGGTTTCCGCTTCCCGCTGGTCAGCGACGCCGACGAGGCCCTGTGCCGCGCCTTCGACGTGATCAAGCAAAAGAACATGTACGGCCGCCAGGTGCTCGGCATCGAGCGCAGCACCTTCCTGATCTCGCCCTCAGGCCGGCTGCTGCGCAGCTGGCGCAAGGTCAAGGTTCCCGGCCACGCCCAGGCCGTGTACGACGCACTGCAGGCCGCCGCCCAGCAGTGA